A region of the Brienomyrus brachyistius isolate T26 chromosome 10, BBRACH_0.4, whole genome shotgun sequence genome:
GATTCTGTGCCCCATAAAATTATACTGAGGATTCAGCACAGAGAAATCCAGTTATGCTGCAAAATTTTTCAGGGCCTGTCATTTAGGGTGCTTGGAATCACACAAACTTTCCCCCTGGCTCTTGGTTGATCATCCTTTTTGCTAGAAATACATAACTATATATTTTGAGGACGTGGGAGAAAGAAAAACAGCTAATACAATCATAAATATATGTGTTATAGGAAACGTCTCACACTGTCTGTAATAACAGCTTATTTAAATAATGCATGTGAAAATGATCACATATGATTCAAAATTTTAAATCTAAGATGACAAGTATCAAGGAAATGAGTAAGAGAGTGAAaagttatataaaatatatttcataGATTGACAAGAACATTAAAGTTTTGAGCAAAAAGTGCATGGTGCCTTCAGGAAATGTGTTTCTATATAATTTACGTCTATGATTCCTCTtactaatttttttttaacatttgagCAGAAAGAAACAATctatgcatgcatccatcctccACAGTCTGCAtggatcccatccatccatccatccaaaccgcttatcctactgggttgcagggggtctggagcctatcccggaagcaatgggcacgaggcagggaacaacccagcactgggggccagcccatcgcagggccctCATTATAATATTTCAAACATATAATATGTTCCAAATAAAGGACtatctggggcggcatggtggtgcagtggttagcactgtcgcctcacacctctgggacccgggttcgagtctccttctgggtcacatgtgtgtggagtttgcatgttctccccatgtcaccgtggggtttcctccgggtactctggtttccccccacagtccaaatacatgctgaggctaattggacttgctatattgcccataggtgtgaatggtgtgtgagtgtgccctgcgatgggctggccccccatcctgggttgttccctgcctcgtgcccattgcttccgggataggctccggaccccccgcgaccctgtaggataagcggtttggaaaatggatggatggatggttggataaaGGACTATCTAACCCAATGATAGGTAACCCAAATAACTACTGGTTCCTAATATCCTCTCAAGTTAATGTTGTTACTGTTATGTCCAAATTTGTCCAGCTTTCAAAAGCACTTTCACATGCACTTTTCAGGTATATACTAGGAGTTTGGTTCTGCTTACCATCCCACTGGCCTTTTGGGCATGCTGGTGCTCACTCtgtgttactttttttttggccagCTTTCCTCCCGCTCACCAAGCTGCTCACTACCCCCACCCACAATACTGCCAGTTTCACATGAATAATAATTAGCCAAAGACAATCTCGGCAGCAAGGAAGCGGTTACGCTGTAATTTTAAACAGGCCACAAGACCCAAGACCATTACACAGCAAGCGATTTAGTCATTAAACACTATTACTGAGAGTAACTTCAGTAAGAGGATCCTTCAAACAACGGCAGCCTCTCAGCAGATTGCTGATTAACGAAAGCTAGACTTTTCAAAAATTGGGGaatgcaaaaataataataaaaaaatagcaCATGTTGAGTATTTAAAAAACGCAATCTGTCAAAAAAGGTagttcacttcatatttattAGATTTTCATGGAACATTTTCTTATGAACAAAATGTAGTTTTTGCTGCACTGAAGATAATGAATTACAATGTATAAAGATGGCAAACACTAAAGATTTCGATGATGCTGTAATAACAGGTGACAGATTTTCTCATATATCTCAAcccatccgtccatctgtccatccgtccgtccatccatccatccatccatccatccatccatccatccatccatccatcaccactTGGGTGGtgacctggagtctatcccagaaatcatagggcacaaggcaggggatacCCCAGACAGCTTATATTTATGTACACAATTGTGGTCATTTGGGTTTTGAAATAACTATATAACAAAGTTATATCATACACTGTTAAGACGTTAAACAGAATATATTTCAAGCCATGAATGTTGTCATTACCCCCACATTACAAATGAGGGCAGCAAACCCACTGCAAAAGCAATTTCGAGCGTCTGTTCCAATTCAGCCGGCATTCTGTCTGATCCCGACCAGGCCGGCGCGTCCCAAAGGAGCCCTGAATCGAGCCCGGTGGCTCTGACACAGCGAGGATGCGCAGGAGGGCGGCTATTAGCGCCGTGCGGCCTGGGCAGAGATGAAGAGCGATGGGGCGAGTGAGGAGTCATAGCCGCGGGGACCGAGAGAGCGACGCCTCCTCTTCGCTTCCGCTCCCTTTCTCAGCTCCTCCTCGGTGCGCCGAGTGCCAATCGATTCGCCGCTGAAAAACAGGCCAAACGCACACGGTCCTGCACACAGACGCTCACCGTGTCCCGCTACTTCCTCACAGCCAAGCCCACGCTGCCGTCGGCCCATGTGATTCCCAGCGCCTTTTATGCTCTTTGTCCTCCCATACTGGATACCCAAGCTGCACACTTGGTGTGATGCCCCTCCTGGCTGAACCATGAACAGGCAGACCGGTAAAAAGATGTCTGACAGATCTCAGCAGACCACTGATGCCACCTTTGTCCTGCCCATCGGTCTCCTCGTCCCTCTCAGATCATCACGCCGCTTCTGAGTCCAGCAGGAAGCCGAGCATGAAGCCTCCACTGCCCACACAGCGCCCCTTTCCAGGTCTACAAGAAGCTCATCTAACGGTTCAGCAGACTGGATCAGTTAAACCCCTGACTGGGGCAAGTCCAGTCAGACCCGTCATCTCAAGCTGTCTCGGGCCTAAGTGTAGGAGGATGCTCATATGTGAGGGGTTGCACCCGGTTGAAGTCATTTTGTCCCAGGCTCTGGAGTAATGGAGGACAGGTCTGGTCTTGTTACAGGTTTGAGGTGGAGTTAGAATGCAGGGGAATGAGATGTGGGAAGCGCGGGGGGGCGGCAACCAGCTGCATGCCCCCCCCGGAGCCGCTGCCGCCCCGCCTAGCGGGAGCGGTGAGGCCCAGCAGGCTGCGTACCGCTGCACGGTACCGAGTGGACATGGTGTTGTAGAGGATGGGGTTGATGGCCGCGCTGAGGTAGAAGAGCACAAAGGAGACAAGGTTGAAGTACTGACTGATGTAGTACATGTCCGGGCTGGAGCTCAGAGACATGGAGAAGAGGGTGCGGCCCACGTGGAAGGGCAGCCAGCAGAGGACGAAGGCCAGGACGATGACCGCTGagcgaggagagagagagagagagagagagagagagagagacagagagagagggaggagagagCGGAGGAGAGGGTCTCAGAGTCAGGCAGGCTAACCACGGGGGAGTGAGGAGGAGTATGTTGGAAAGGCAGTCATcggagaagaggaggaagaggaggaggagagcggaGGAATCGATATCCCACTCCAGATTTTGATTTACAGACCCAGTTAAACTATATGTTTCTATATGCGCCCAAAGCAACAGTGGAGCAAAATCTGCTTGTGTGCCCTAAGCCCGGCACAGACCTCCACACCCAGCCCTCTACCCAGCGACACGCACGCCTCATCCATCTGAAGCCCAGCCCTCTACCCAGAATccttcacttcatgttcatccttCACTTCCTGTAAAAGGGTGTCATCACATCAGACTGTTTTCTTGTGGACTGAAAATGTAacttatttagcagacatttaTCCAATGCGACATACAACTAAGAAGGGACCAGTCACAGGGGCACCTGGGGTTAGCAGCCTTCTTAatgggcccagtggtgaaatcctTCTGTCGACCACGGGAACTGAACCTTCTGGTCACGAGTCCCAACCCACACAACCACACGCCACCTCTTTGTCTTTGGTTTTTTCTGATTGTTTGACTGTGATATAttgattttttatttcaaaCTTTTCTACTTTTCAGCTCCACTTTGGGTGAGTTGTGGCAGTATGCATGCAGATGGTTAATAAGCCGAAGCTAcccaacacatgcacacagaaacTGCTTTAAATGCCCCGGCTCTCTTCCCATAATCCTCTCTGCCTCTCCAGCCCCATCAGCCTGGTCTGCTTACCCAGCATCTTGACGGTCTGCCGGTTGGCCCTGTCCCGGTGGGCACAGTGCCGCCGGTGCCACAGCCTGCGGGCGATGAGTCCGTACAGGAGGCTGAGGCAGCAGACGGGCACCAGGAAGTACAGATTGGAAAGCCACATCATTGTACCCAAGAGGCCTGAGGCCTTGGCGTACTGCGTGCAGCGGCACTCGGTCCCGCCGCTGTCGTCCAGCTGCTCGACACCCACCAGTGCGAAGACGGGTCCGGCGCTCAGCAGTGCCGCCGTCCACAGCACCCCGATAAGCGCCTTCACCTTGCCACGAGTCACCAGCACCTTGGCGTGTAGCGGGAAGCACACGGCCAGATAGCGCTCCACGCTCAGCGCCGTGATGTGTAGGATACTGGCGAAGGTGCAGCCCTCGCTGAGGAACTGCGACAGCTTGCAGACCACATCGCCCAGCAGCCAGGGCTGGAAGTTCCACAGCTGGGAGGCAGCAGAGTAAGGAGGGGAAGGTACAAATGGAGAGATCGTGTGGGAAAAGGGAGAGATGGAGAAGAGATGGAGAAAAGATGGAGGAAATCTGGGTAAGTGTAGGTTGAATAAGGCAGGAAAATAGGAAATCAAGAAAATTgacaagggttagggttaatggGATTGATTTTACACTTAAAAAGGGCAGAGAGAGAAATAAAGACTATGAGCGATCATCACTAGAGAACAATATCGAGGATAAGCCTAGAATCATGAGAAACTGAAGTAAGGTAAATAAATCTGTCAGGACTGGAGGCGCAGGGAATGGAAGCTACCTTGTTGAGGTCAATGGGCATGTGCAGTAGGAGGGAGTTACCTTGTAGAGGTCAAAGGGCATGTGCAGTAAGAGGGATTTACCTTGTAGAGGTCAACAGGCATGTGCAGTAGGAGGAAGTTACCTTGTAGAGGTCAAATGGCATGTGCAGTAGGAGGGAGTTACCTTGTAGAGGTCAAATGGCATGTGCAGTAGGAGGGAGTTACCTTGTAGAGGTCAAAGGGCATATGCAGTAAGAGGGAGTTACCTTGCAGAGGTCAATGGGCATGTGCAGTAGGAGGGATTTACCTTGTAGAGGTCAACGGGTATGTGCAGTAAGAGGGAGTTACCTTGTAGAGGTCAATGGGCATGTGCAGTAGGAGGGATTTACCTTGTAGAGGTCAACAGACATGTGCAGTAGGAGGGAGTTACCTTGTAGAGGTCAACAGGCATGTGCAGTAAGAGGGAGTTACCTTGTAGAGGTCAATGGGCATCAGCAGCAGAATGATGATGTCAGAGAAAGCCATGCTGCAGAGATATAGGTAGGTGGTGCTTCGCAAGTTCCGGCGGAGGCGCACCACCAGCACGGTCAGTGTGTTGCCCACCAAGCCCACCAGCAACAGCAGGACGCATACCGTCGTCACCAGTAGCAGTTCTGGAGAGC
Encoded here:
- the LOC125750249 gene encoding growth hormone secretagogue receptor type 1-like, with translation MAFSDIIILLLMPIDLYKLWNFQPWLLGDVVCKLSQFLSEGCTFASILHITALSVERYLAVCFPLHAKVLVTRGKVKALIGVLWTAALLSAGPVFALVGVEQLDDSGGTECRCTQYAKASGLLGTMMWLSNLYFLVPVCCLSLLYGLIARRLWHRRHCAHRDRANRQTVKMLAVIVLAFVLCWLPFHVGRTLFSMSLSSSPDMYYISQYFNLVSFVLFYLSAAINPILYNTMSTRYRAAVRSLLGLTAPARRGGSGSGGGMQLVAAPPRFPHLIPLHSNSTSNL